One genomic window of Enoplosus armatus isolate fEnoArm2 chromosome 19, fEnoArm2.hap1, whole genome shotgun sequence includes the following:
- the ccdc167 gene encoding coiled-coil domain-containing protein 167, with translation MAKLKDKRREKISVATEIDRLEERRARCQDNLERAEFRSRKQELSDKERQELEDEMAIMNERVQKLDKELETLRGENRKNMLLSVALLVISAFFYYVFFYNEEDS, from the exons ATGGCTAAATTGAAAGACAAAAGACGAGAGAAAATCAGTGTCGCCACTGAG ATTGACCGTTTGGAGGAGCGACGAGCGCGTTGCCAAGACAACCTGGAGAGGGCAGAGTTCAGGAGCAGAAAACAGGAGCTCTCCGACAAGGAAAG GCAGGAACTGGAAGATGAAATGGCAATCATGAATGAGAGGGTGCAAAAGTTAG aCAAGGAACTGGAGACGTTAAGAGGAGAGAATCGGAAGAACATGCTGCTGTCAGTCGCCCTGCTGGTTATCAGCGCTTTCTTCTACTACGTCTTTTTTTACAATGAAGAGGACTCATGA
- the kif25 gene encoding kinesin-like protein KIF25, protein MPLFINRDQIFAHQVHLLEHKLRSKEERILELETENAILHLRLAECLGKLRRDHDEETKALNHQHQRNAQKITRSALANLLSEVQAVKQDLSEVFAVYLSFATELEEQSKQLLEKVEQASCSLNGRRGDEVQNLQARVAALERSLEEEGERCRAERQRRKELHNTVVEMRGNIRVHCRVRPVLPFDHVQSSTPGLRSTSSEEVVSAISDDTVMVNCIKTGVPVHNKMFEFERVHGPEDSQDAVFEEVKPLLTSLLDGYNVCIMAYGQTGSGKTHTMMGSQPLEEHSGTQQETQQGIIPKAAAELFRLISEKPTESHTVEVSVMEVYNNEVFDLLARDERGNATGQRRDVITTSSGTSQVPSLTYEPVCNASEVMQIISSVLKLRAHCPTLIHTDSSRSHLIVTLTISSKSPNALALARRLQSAKKDMQRSTQKEWWSPRCRRANPAARHSSDELFASSASSPCRSPSLSPCPSPRPSISEAPFRTKLQLVDLAGSECVGMSGVSGAALWEVSCINRSLSALSDVLGALAEKRPHVPYRNSKLTHLLQDAIGGDAKLLVMLCVSPTQRFITESLQSLGLGTRARQVQKELPRRKNNTLKVK, encoded by the exons ATGCCTCTCTTTATAAACCGGGACCAAATATTTGCGCATCAGGTGCACCTGCTGGAGCATAAACTGAGG AGTAAAGAGGAGCGAATACTGGAACTGGAGACAGAGAATGCTATTCTTCATTTAAGACTTGCTGAG TGTCTGGGGAAACTCCGTCGGGACCACGACGAGGAGACCAAGGCCCTGAACCATCAGCACCAGAGGAATGCGCAGAAGATAACCCGGTCAGCCCTTGCCAACCTCCTGTCTGAGGTCCAG GCTGTGAAGCAGGACTTGAGTGAAGTTTTTGCAGTATATTTGAGTTTTGCCActgagctggaggagcagagcaAGCAGCTACTGGAAAAAGTGGAGCAAGCCAGCTGTTCTCTAAATGGTCGCCGTGGAGACGAGGTTCAGA ACTTGCAAGCTCGTGTTGCAGCTCTGGAGCGctctctggaggaggagggggagaggtgcagggcagagaggcagaggaggaaagaacTCCATAACACAGTGGTG GAGATGAGAGGGAACATCAGGGTCCACTGCAGGGTGCGACCAGTTCTACCCTTTGACCACGTCCAGTCCTCCACCCCTGGATTGCG CTCTACGTCATCAGAAGAAGTGGTCTCTGCAATCAGTGAC gACACGGTGATGGTGaattgcataaaaacaggtgttCCAGTgcacaacaaaatgtttgagtttgagaG AGTGCATGGACCAGAGGATTCCCAGGATGCCGTGTTTGAGGAAGTCAAGCCGCTCCTCACATCTCTGCTGGACGG CTATAATGTGTGTATCATGGCGTACGGGCAGACAGGCAGCGGGAAGACTCACACCATGATGGGATCCCAGCCGTTGGAGGAGCACTCAGGGACACAGCAAGAGACGCAGCAGGGTATCATCCCCAAGGCCGCTGCTGAGCTCTTTCG GCTGATTTCTGAGAAGCCTACAGAGAGCCACACGGTGGAGGTGTCAGTGATGGAGGTGTACAACAACGAGGTGTTTGACCTTCTGGCCAGAGATGAGCGGGGCAACGCCACTGGCCAGCGCCGGGACGTCATCACCACCTCCTCTGGTACCAGCCAGGTCCCCTCCCTCACATACGA GCCTGTGTGTAACGCCTCTGAGGTGATGCAGATCATCAGCAGCGTTTTGAAGCTCAGGGCTCACTGTCCCACCCTCATCCACACCGACTCCTCACGCTCTCACCTCATCGTCACCCTCACCATTTCCTCCAAGAGCCCCAACGCACTGGCCCTGG CTCGCAGGCTACAGAGTGCCAAGAAGGACATGCAGCGCTCCACCCAGAAGGAGTGGTGGAGTCCACGCTGTCGCCGTGCCAACCCTGCCGCCCGCCACTCATCTGATGAGCTCTTTGCAAGCTCCGCCTCCTCTCCCTGCCGCTCCCCTTCCCTTTCCCCATGTCCTTCCCCCAGGCCCAGCATCTCAGAGGCTCCGTTCAGGACCAAGCTGCAGCTGGTGGACTTGGCGGGGAGCGAGTGTGTCG GCATGTCTGGAGTTTCGGGTGCTGCTCTGTGGGAGGTGTCCTGTATAAACCGcagtctctctgctctgtctgacgTCCTGGGAGCTCTGGCTGAGAAGAGACCACACGTCCCCTACAGGAACAGCAAACTCACTCATCTGCTGCAGGATGCCATAg GTGGCGACGCCAAGCTGCTGGTAATGCTGTGCGTCTCTCCCACTCAGCGCTTCATCACCGAGTCTCTGCAGTCTCTGGGCTTGGGCACGCGGGCCCGTCAGGTCCAGAAGGAGCTACCCAGAAGGAAGAACAACACCCTCAAAGTTAAGTGA
- the gpr6 gene encoding G-protein coupled receptor 6, which produces MNESLVVNDSSATPVAGEALAWMEADSPDHNGSLDFSTAPLDFPINPWDIMLCMSGTVIACENAIVVAIIFYMPTLRTPMFVLIGSLATADLLAGMGLILNFVFQYVISSETISLITVGFLVASFTASISSLLAITVDRYFSLYNALTYFSEKTLQYVHLMLLGTWGVSLFLGLLPVLGWNCLDEPASCSIVRPLTRSNLTLLATSFFAIFLLMLTLYFKISKIVCHHAHQIALQQHFFATSHYVATKKGVSTLAIILGTFGASWLPFAIYCLVGERDDPSVYTYATLLPATYNSMINPIIYAYRNTEIQRSIYMLLCGCFQTNKAYRSRSPSEV; this is translated from the coding sequence ATGAACGAGTCGTTGGTGGTGAACGATTCCTCGGCAACCCCTGTGGCTGGGGAAGCTCTCGCATGGATGGAGGCTGACTCTCCAGATCACAACGGCAGCCTGGACTTCTCCACCGCCCCGTTAGATTTCCCCATCAACCCGTGGGACATTATGCTCTGTATGTCAGGCACTGTCATCGCGTGTGAAAACGCCATAGTGGTAGCAATCATCTTCTACATGCCCACACTAAGGACTCCCATGTTTGTGCTGATTGGGAGTCTGGCTACGGCGGACCTGCTGGCCGGCATGGGATTAATCctgaactttgtgtttcagTACGTGATCTCCTCTGAGACTATCAGCCTTATCACTGTAGGCTTCCTGGTGGCGTCCTTCACTGCGTCCATCAGCAGCCTTTTGGCCATAACAGTGGACCGATACTTCTCCCTCTACAACGCTCTGACATACTTCTCAGAGAAGACGCTGCAGTACGTACACCTGATGTTATTGGGGACCTGGGGGGTGTCTCTGTTCCTGGGCCTGCTGCCGGTGCTCGGCTGGAACTGCCTGGACGAGCCGGCCTCCTGCAGCATCGTTCGCCCTTTGACCCGGAGCAACCTCACGCTCCTGGCCACCTCCTTCTTCGCCATCTTCCTGCTCATGCTGACCCTCTACTTCAAGATTTCTAAGATCGTGTGCCACCACGCCCACCAGATCGCCCTCCAGCAGCACTTTTTTGCCACATCGCACTACGTGGCCACTAAGAAGGGGGTCTCCACTTTGGCCATCATCTTGGGGACATTTGGCGCCAGCTGGCTGCCCTTTGCCATCTACTGCCTGGTAGGCGAGAGGGACGATCCATCAGTGTACACCTATGCCACACTGCTGCCAGCCACTTACAACTCCATGATCAACCCCATCATCTACgcctacagaaacacagagatcCAGCGCTCCATCTACATGCTTCTCTGTGGCTGCTTTCAGACCAACAAGGCCTACAGGTCCAGGTCACCAAGTGAAGTCTAA